A part of Larkinella insperata genomic DNA contains:
- a CDS encoding adenylate kinase has protein sequence MLNLVLFGPPGAGKGTQSEKLIATYHLVHLSTGDLLRSEIRAGTELGLRAKMLMDQGILVPDEVVIGMIENKLNENQSAAGFIFDGFPRTVPQAEALDQLLAQYNTGITVMVALEVDEEELTKRLLIRGLSSGRPDDQNEDLIRRRVKEYNDKTAPVAGYYESQGKFKAINGIGTIEEIFQAICEKIETA, from the coding sequence ATGCTCAATCTTGTACTATTTGGCCCGCCGGGTGCTGGGAAAGGCACACAAAGTGAAAAATTAATCGCAACGTATCACTTGGTACACTTATCAACAGGTGACCTGTTGCGCTCCGAAATCCGGGCAGGAACGGAACTGGGATTACGTGCTAAAATGCTCATGGATCAGGGAATTCTGGTGCCTGATGAGGTGGTAATCGGCATGATTGAGAACAAATTGAACGAGAATCAGTCGGCAGCCGGTTTCATTTTTGATGGTTTTCCACGGACGGTTCCGCAAGCCGAGGCACTCGATCAGTTGCTGGCCCAGTACAATACCGGGATTACGGTAATGGTTGCCCTGGAGGTCGATGAGGAAGAATTGACTAAGCGGTTGTTGATTCGGGGCCTGTCGTCAGGGCGTCCTGATGATCAAAACGAAGATTTGATCCGACGACGGGTTAAAGAATATAACGATAAAACCGCACCGGTGGCTGGTTATTACGAGTCGCAGGGAAAGTTTAAAGCTATCAACGGTATTGGGACCATCGAAGAAATTTTCCAGGCCATTTGTGAGAAAATAGAAACCGCCTAG
- a CDS encoding tetratricopeptide repeat protein produces the protein MKFQKKALLTVVAAGMFGSLQAVAQDAQSGVKDLEAGRYNKAIQTFQGLATSAPSADNYFYLGYAQLKAGDPDAAKQAFEKGVAADAKNQLNNVGLGAVALAKKDRATAKTLIDNALKETKNKNMDVLLRAGEAYTMFRKPEEGMNDPAEAIRILTIADERDKKNENAEIEMALGDAYTLKNDGGNAVTKYENALAIRPNDAEAKYKIGNTFLRAKNYPQAQKFYEEAITADPEFAPTYEDLAEAFFGSRAYKNASKNMDLYIQKSQTTNVDKLLRSAQFDFLAGDNNRAIQKLDQLKGKVNTPVIQRIYGWAYSGAGKYNESIEALNNFIQTAPDRVIPDDYKYLGRAYAQLGTPEGDSLAIVNLEKAAPMDSTENVYREIGKLLYTAKKYDQSIGAWKKAILMDTSKATTNDYFQLGMSNYLQASRIGRDSTLMMGGDTAAIRQAKENYYTAADSAFLKVNQITPDWSPGYYFRASANYFSDTKGAMNTGEPVALYEKYLEVADKEIATDAAKKEANKRYMMTAYKFLSSYYANKNDAVKSREYLSKAAELDPNDKDVQNALNPPAQQPAATKPASKPGAKKPAGKATK, from the coding sequence ATGAAGTTTCAAAAGAAAGCTCTGTTGACAGTGGTGGCCGCCGGTATGTTCGGTTCATTACAAGCGGTTGCCCAAGATGCACAGTCGGGGGTGAAGGATCTGGAAGCAGGCCGTTACAACAAGGCTATCCAAACTTTTCAAGGTTTGGCGACCAGTGCCCCTTCGGCCGACAACTATTTTTATCTGGGATATGCTCAGTTGAAAGCTGGCGATCCGGATGCTGCGAAACAAGCGTTTGAAAAAGGTGTGGCTGCTGATGCGAAAAACCAACTCAACAACGTTGGGTTAGGAGCTGTCGCGCTGGCTAAGAAAGATCGTGCAACGGCAAAGACCTTGATCGATAACGCCCTAAAAGAAACTAAGAATAAAAACATGGACGTGTTGCTTCGCGCAGGTGAGGCTTATACCATGTTTAGAAAGCCCGAAGAAGGCATGAACGATCCGGCAGAGGCTATCCGGATTCTGACCATTGCCGACGAACGGGATAAGAAGAATGAGAACGCCGAAATTGAAATGGCGTTAGGTGATGCTTATACGTTGAAGAACGATGGTGGTAATGCGGTAACGAAATACGAAAACGCATTGGCCATTCGCCCGAATGACGCCGAAGCTAAGTACAAAATCGGTAACACGTTCCTGCGCGCTAAAAACTATCCGCAGGCGCAGAAGTTTTACGAAGAAGCCATCACGGCTGACCCGGAGTTTGCTCCTACGTACGAAGATTTGGCTGAAGCCTTCTTCGGCTCACGCGCTTACAAAAATGCTTCTAAAAACATGGATTTGTACATCCAGAAAAGCCAGACTACCAACGTAGACAAACTGCTGCGTTCGGCTCAGTTCGACTTCCTGGCGGGTGACAACAACCGGGCTATTCAGAAGCTGGATCAGTTGAAAGGTAAAGTAAACACGCCGGTTATTCAACGGATTTACGGCTGGGCTTATTCAGGTGCCGGTAAATACAACGAATCCATCGAAGCGCTGAACAACTTCATTCAGACTGCCCCAGACCGCGTTATTCCTGACGATTATAAATACTTGGGCCGTGCATATGCGCAATTGGGTACACCCGAAGGTGACTCTTTGGCCATCGTAAACCTGGAAAAAGCAGCTCCGATGGACAGCACTGAAAACGTTTATCGGGAAATTGGCAAACTTTTGTATACCGCCAAAAAATACGATCAATCGATCGGTGCGTGGAAGAAAGCCATTCTGATGGATACAAGCAAAGCTACGACCAACGATTACTTTCAATTGGGTATGTCAAACTACCTGCAGGCAAGCCGGATTGGTCGGGATAGCACCTTGATGATGGGTGGTGATACAGCTGCTATTCGTCAGGCGAAAGAGAACTATTATACGGCTGCTGATTCTGCTTTCTTGAAAGTAAACCAGATCACGCCGGATTGGTCGCCGGGCTATTATTTCCGCGCTTCCGCTAACTACTTCAGCGACACGAAAGGTGCGATGAATACTGGAGAGCCTGTAGCGCTGTATGAAAAATACCTTGAAGTTGCCGATAAGGAGATTGCAACAGATGCAGCCAAGAAAGAAGCCAACAAACGGTATATGATGACTGCCTACAAATTCCTGTCGTCGTACTATGCGAACAAAAATGACGCCGTGAAGTCGCGGGAATACCTGTCAAAAGCCGCAGAACTGGATCCGAACGATAAGGATGTTCAGAACGCCCTGAATCCACCGGCTCAGCAACCTGCTGCTACGAAACCCGCTTCTAAACCTGGTGCGAAAAAGCCCGCCGGTAAGGCTACGAAGTAA
- a CDS encoding PstS family phosphate ABC transporter substrate-binding protein: MNVLIRIGMGFCLLSMLACNSPSADNPTHGSVVITSDESLQPMVESIYKAYEGVYPRTKFNVIFKPEEEAIALMLRDSARLVFSTRQLNEREKAVFTKEKIKYKSEFIATDGIALIVGRQNSDSLITTAELNGIFQGQITNWEQLKRSNQRGPIILVFDNNNSSNLNFMLSQFKVKNLSRIKIFTVNSNKQVIEYVRQNPTALGFIGVNWISDGDSPITAELSKNLRVMGVSEKPNPVSVDDFFQPFQKNLGLKTYPLRRNVYVISREAHSGLGSGLINYIMRDVGGLLIEKSGLWPAKPYVREVVLENK; encoded by the coding sequence ATGAATGTGCTGATCAGAATAGGGATGGGGTTTTGCCTGCTCAGCATGTTAGCCTGCAACTCTCCCTCGGCGGATAACCCAACGCATGGCAGTGTTGTGATAACATCTGATGAATCACTGCAGCCTATGGTTGAGTCGATTTACAAGGCATACGAGGGTGTTTATCCAAGAACAAAATTCAATGTTATTTTTAAGCCCGAAGAAGAAGCCATTGCTTTAATGCTGCGGGATAGTGCTCGTCTGGTTTTTTCTACTCGGCAACTAAATGAGCGGGAAAAAGCTGTATTTACAAAAGAAAAAATAAAGTATAAATCTGAGTTTATTGCCACCGACGGTATTGCGCTGATTGTAGGTCGCCAAAATTCGGATAGCCTGATTACTACCGCTGAGCTGAATGGTATTTTTCAAGGCCAAATTACCAATTGGGAGCAGTTAAAACGCAGTAACCAACGTGGTCCTATAATACTGGTATTCGATAATAACAATTCAAGCAACTTGAATTTTATGTTGAGCCAGTTTAAGGTGAAAAACTTAAGCCGGATTAAAATTTTTACAGTTAATTCAAACAAACAGGTGATCGAATATGTTCGTCAAAATCCGACGGCATTAGGTTTCATTGGTGTGAATTGGATTAGCGATGGTGATTCGCCGATAACAGCAGAATTGTCTAAGAATCTACGGGTTATGGGTGTGTCTGAAAAGCCAAATCCAGTTTCTGTTGATGATTTTTTTCAACCGTTTCAAAAGAATTTGGGTTTAAAGACATATCCGTTACGACGAAACGTTTATGTAATTAGCCGGGAGGCCCACTCGGGTTTAGGTAGTGGTCTGATTAATTACATTATGCGGGATGTCGGCGGGCTGCTTATAGAAAAAAGTGGCCTTTGGCCTGCAAAACCGTACGTTCGAGAGGTTGTTTTGGAAAATAAGTAA
- a CDS encoding energy transducer TonB: protein MAEVTTNTGTLDDIVFANRNKAYGAYTLRKDYSKTVYRALIIGSVLFLLAMATPTIISVLKPEEQEQAMVEVDLMKLPPPPIDPNEPPPPPPPPVELPKVNTVKFLPPEVKPDEEVPEETPPPTVEELKEAVAAEKTQEGDPNAEEVIVAPEETAGPTKVEAAVEAAPKEEQIFTVVEQNPEFPGGMSALGQFLGKNIRYPPAASRANVSGRVFVSFVVNTDGSIQDVTVLKGLGFGTDEEAMRVVKAMPKWRPGKQSGRPVRVKYNLPINFQLE, encoded by the coding sequence ATGGCAGAAGTAACGACTAACACGGGAACACTTGACGATATAGTGTTTGCCAATCGTAACAAGGCGTATGGTGCGTATACATTACGGAAAGACTATTCCAAGACGGTATATCGTGCACTGATCATTGGATCGGTGCTCTTCCTCTTGGCGATGGCTACCCCGACAATCATTTCCGTTCTGAAACCCGAGGAGCAGGAGCAGGCAATGGTTGAAGTGGACCTGATGAAGTTACCACCCCCGCCAATCGATCCGAATGAACCCCCCCCACCGCCACCACCGCCGGTTGAATTGCCGAAGGTAAACACGGTGAAGTTCCTTCCGCCGGAAGTAAAACCGGATGAAGAAGTACCCGAAGAAACCCCTCCTCCAACAGTTGAGGAGCTGAAAGAAGCCGTTGCGGCTGAGAAAACGCAGGAAGGTGACCCCAACGCCGAAGAGGTAATTGTGGCACCCGAAGAAACCGCCGGTCCGACGAAAGTCGAAGCGGCTGTGGAAGCGGCTCCGAAAGAAGAACAAATCTTCACTGTGGTAGAACAAAATCCGGAATTTCCGGGTGGGATGTCGGCTCTGGGCCAATTCCTTGGAAAGAACATTCGCTACCCACCCGCAGCATCACGGGCTAACGTATCCGGCCGGGTGTTTGTAAGCTTCGTTGTTAATACCGACGGAAGTATTCAAGACGTGACCGTTCTGAAAGGACTGGGCTTTGGTACGGATGAAGAAGCTATGCGCGTTGTAAAGGCCATGCCAAAATGGAGACCGGGCAAACAGTCTGGTCGTCCGGTGCGGGTTAAATACAACTTGCCGATTAACTTCCAGCTGGAGTAA
- a CDS encoding ExbD/TolR family protein, giving the protein MADIDTGGGGGKHKGGKVRSKKGSTRVDMTPMVDLGFLLITFFILASTLSKPSSMTLNVPDKTEKVETEPIKASKVMTIFLGKENQIHYIFGKAANEDPKLETVQFGPQIRDAVQENKRKIGEKDFVVVIKPTKESTYKNLVDMLDEMAITKTKRYALVDQLTPDEEKLIADKMK; this is encoded by the coding sequence ATGGCAGATATCGACACCGGTGGGGGTGGTGGTAAGCATAAAGGTGGGAAAGTCCGAAGTAAAAAAGGGTCAACCCGGGTCGATATGACCCCGATGGTAGACTTGGGATTTCTTCTCATCACGTTTTTCATTCTTGCCTCCACCTTAAGCAAACCGTCTTCGATGACACTGAACGTGCCTGACAAGACCGAAAAAGTTGAAACGGAGCCTATTAAGGCTTCGAAAGTAATGACGATTTTCCTGGGAAAAGAAAACCAGATTCACTACATTTTTGGAAAAGCCGCCAACGAAGACCCGAAATTGGAAACGGTTCAGTTTGGTCCGCAAATCCGGGATGCTGTGCAGGAAAACAAGCGCAAAATTGGAGAAAAAGATTTCGTTGTAGTTATCAAACCGACCAAAGAATCTACCTATAAAAACCTGGTAGACATGCTGGACGAAATGGCCATCACGAAAACGAAGCGCTACGCGTTAGTTGATCAGTTGACTCCCGATGAGGAAAAGCTTATCGCTGACAAAATGAAGTAA
- a CDS encoding ExbD/TolR family protein — translation MPIVKPKRSRPHMDMTAMCDVAFLLLTFFILTAQIRVQEAAEINPPTSISGIKVPDTDIMTISLDKDGKVFFGIDGQPNRVAMLENIGETYGISFSDREKKAFSLLPNFGLPIAQLKSYLALKPDQQGQIKQPGIPVDSTASLQTNQLSQWVFNARKANNKLRIAVKGDNLAKFPNFKNVLSSLQSQNINKFNLITGTEAPPAGWTND, via the coding sequence ATGCCTATCGTTAAGCCTAAGCGGTCGCGGCCTCACATGGATATGACGGCGATGTGTGATGTGGCATTCCTTCTGCTGACCTTCTTTATTTTGACGGCTCAGATCAGGGTACAGGAGGCTGCTGAAATTAACCCACCAACGTCTATCTCAGGGATTAAAGTACCCGATACCGACATCATGACCATCAGTTTGGATAAAGATGGAAAAGTGTTTTTCGGTATTGACGGTCAGCCAAACCGGGTGGCTATGCTCGAAAACATCGGGGAAACCTATGGAATTTCTTTCTCAGACCGGGAAAAGAAAGCTTTTTCGCTGCTGCCTAACTTTGGATTACCCATTGCTCAGTTAAAATCGTATTTGGCGTTGAAACCCGATCAGCAAGGGCAAATTAAACAGCCCGGCATCCCGGTCGATTCAACAGCCAGTCTGCAAACCAACCAGTTATCGCAGTGGGTTTTCAACGCCCGTAAAGCGAATAACAAATTACGGATTGCTGTAAAAGGCGACAACCTGGCAAAGTTTCCGAACTTTAAGAATGTGTTAAGTTCTTTGCAATCACAGAACATTAACAAATTCAACCTGATCACAGGCACTGAAGCTCCACCAGCTGGTTGGACAAATGATTAA
- a CDS encoding MotA/TolQ/ExbB proton channel family protein: protein MKTQSPTPAPAKAAAPKKKSGGLNPVFVIPILFAIAICTYMFVFGDPSHFQGGNNENLPLDGDYFGIVYKGGPIVPLLFTCFLIVLVFSIERFITIGRANGSGSIDEFVRKVKGMLDRNEVEAAIKECDRQKGSVGNVVKTALIKYQQLRTDAELTKEQKLVALQKEVEEATTLELPMLEKNLTIIATLASVSTLVALLGTVLGMIRAFSELGSTGQPDTAALSTGISEALVNTALGIGTAAIATIMYSYFTSRIDELTYNIDEIGLSIQQNFAAHN, encoded by the coding sequence ATGAAAACACAATCTCCAACTCCAGCACCAGCTAAAGCAGCAGCTCCCAAGAAAAAGTCGGGCGGTCTGAATCCGGTGTTTGTCATTCCCATTTTGTTTGCCATCGCTATCTGCACGTACATGTTTGTATTTGGCGATCCGAGTCACTTTCAAGGTGGAAATAACGAAAACCTTCCGCTCGATGGCGATTACTTCGGGATTGTTTACAAAGGAGGTCCTATTGTACCGCTTCTGTTTACCTGTTTCTTAATTGTGCTGGTTTTCTCAATTGAGCGTTTTATTACAATCGGCCGCGCCAATGGTTCAGGATCGATTGACGAGTTTGTTCGTAAAGTAAAAGGAATGCTCGACCGTAACGAAGTAGAAGCCGCTATTAAAGAATGCGACCGTCAAAAAGGTTCAGTTGGTAACGTTGTAAAAACGGCGCTGATCAAATATCAGCAACTGAGAACCGATGCAGAACTGACCAAAGAACAAAAACTGGTGGCTTTGCAGAAAGAAGTTGAAGAAGCAACAACGCTCGAATTGCCGATGTTGGAGAAAAACCTGACCATCATTGCTACGCTGGCATCTGTATCAACGCTGGTTGCTCTGTTGGGTACGGTATTGGGTATGATTCGCGCATTTAGCGAATTGGGTTCTACAGGTCAGCCAGATACCGCTGCACTTTCAACGGGTATCTCTGAGGCCCTTGTAAACACGGCTTTGGGTATCGGTACGGCAGCTATCGCAACGATTATGTATAGCTACTTTACCAGCCGCATCGATGAATTGACGTACAATATCGATGAAATCGGTTTGAGCATTCAGCAAAACTTTGCCGCCCACAATTAA
- a CDS encoding MFS transporter: MEQPRTIYTTAFFLLCLSSFLFFASFNMLIPELPGYLTSLGGAEYKGYIISLFTLTAGLSRPFSGRLTDTVGRVPVMALGSLVCFVCGFLYPVVGWAGLNGIAALLLLRLVHGFSTGFKPTGTSAYVADIVPDERRGEAMGVLGLSGSVGMAFGPALGSWLTSAFGLNPLFYTSSTLALLSIVILLNMKETLVERVPFRWNLLRISRRDVFEPAVFAPSLVTFLNSFSFGAVITLAPDYSQALNVGNKGLFFTVFTVSSLAIRFLAGKVSDQYGRRPILRVASLIITVAMLQLAFSTSTLSFLLAGVVFGIASGMYSPTAQAWTVDLSDSGNRGRALATMYIALEAGIGLGAYLSAFLYNNQSDRFSLAFSVIAAFSTLSFLFLLSTWKR; this comes from the coding sequence ATGGAACAGCCGCGTACGATTTACACCACTGCTTTTTTTCTTCTTTGTTTAAGCTCATTCCTCTTCTTTGCCAGCTTTAACATGCTGATTCCGGAGCTGCCGGGTTATCTAACCAGTCTGGGCGGTGCGGAATATAAAGGATACATCATTAGCTTGTTTACCCTGACGGCGGGTTTGTCCAGACCATTCAGTGGCCGGCTGACCGATACCGTTGGCCGGGTGCCGGTGATGGCGCTGGGGTCGCTGGTGTGTTTTGTCTGCGGTTTTTTGTATCCCGTTGTCGGCTGGGCCGGGCTCAACGGAATTGCGGCTTTGTTGCTGCTGCGTCTGGTACACGGTTTTTCGACCGGCTTTAAACCAACCGGCACTTCGGCTTATGTGGCCGACATTGTACCCGACGAGCGCCGGGGCGAAGCAATGGGAGTACTCGGCCTGAGCGGCAGCGTCGGGATGGCTTTCGGGCCGGCGCTGGGCAGTTGGTTAACGTCAGCTTTCGGCCTGAATCCCCTGTTTTATACTTCTTCCACGCTGGCGCTGCTCTCGATCGTAATTCTGCTAAATATGAAGGAAACGCTGGTCGAGCGGGTCCCGTTTCGGTGGAATTTGCTGCGGATTTCGCGCCGGGATGTATTTGAACCGGCGGTGTTTGCGCCGTCGCTGGTGACGTTTCTGAACTCGTTTAGCTTCGGAGCGGTCATTACGCTGGCCCCTGATTATAGCCAGGCATTGAACGTGGGTAACAAAGGGTTATTTTTTACAGTATTCACCGTTTCATCACTGGCAATCCGGTTTCTGGCGGGCAAAGTATCCGATCAGTATGGTCGGCGGCCGATTCTGCGGGTTGCCTCGTTGATTATTACGGTGGCTATGTTGCAACTAGCCTTCAGCACATCGACCCTCTCTTTTCTGCTGGCCGGGGTGGTGTTCGGGATTGCGTCAGGCATGTATTCGCCCACCGCCCAAGCGTGGACGGTTGATTTGAGCGATTCGGGTAATCGGGGCCGGGCCCTGGCGACGATGTACATTGCGCTGGAAGCCGGTATTGGTTTGGGCGCTTATTTATCGGCGTTCTTGTACAACAACCAAAGTGACCGATTTTCGTTGGCCTTCTCCGTAATTGCGGCTTTTTCAACCCTCTCATTTTTGTTTCTGCTAAGCACCTGGAAGAGGTAG
- a CDS encoding RraA family protein, whose amino-acid sequence MKRSFLPATAVFLLGLATLSFGQQISREELIFLTPEWKGERFPDGRPKVPDALLKRMKLVTHEEAWATMKGANYKYQYAEGWQTINPDSVLVGRALTATFMPGRPDVHRVTDKKGHEKDGRVKSQNAWPIDMLVKGDVYVVDQFGMHEDGPTIGDNLGNSIYAKTGNGIVYEGAIRDIAGLKEIGGFTSYFRSYHPSHHLNNPDGELNTTLVGINRPTRIGKVMVMPGDVVLGRDGAVTFIPPHLVEKVVKTSEIVRLRDMFGHQRLREQKYTPGQIDNRWSAEIEKDFSQWLNAHLNELPVPKEQIQDYLKTRTW is encoded by the coding sequence ATGAAACGGAGCTTTTTACCTGCCACGGCGGTTTTTCTGCTTGGCCTGGCGACGCTGTCGTTTGGGCAACAGATTTCCCGCGAAGAACTGATTTTCTTGACGCCCGAATGGAAGGGCGAACGCTTTCCCGACGGTCGGCCAAAAGTGCCGGATGCCCTGCTGAAACGCATGAAGCTGGTAACCCACGAAGAAGCCTGGGCCACGATGAAAGGCGCTAACTACAAGTACCAGTACGCCGAAGGCTGGCAAACCATCAACCCCGACAGCGTCCTGGTGGGCCGGGCGCTCACGGCAACGTTTATGCCCGGTCGTCCCGACGTTCACCGGGTGACTGATAAAAAAGGCCACGAAAAAGACGGGCGGGTTAAATCCCAGAACGCCTGGCCCATCGACATGCTGGTGAAAGGCGACGTCTACGTGGTTGATCAGTTTGGAATGCACGAAGATGGCCCCACCATTGGCGACAACCTCGGCAACTCGATTTATGCCAAAACCGGCAACGGGATTGTTTACGAAGGTGCCATCCGCGACATTGCCGGTTTAAAGGAAATCGGCGGTTTTACGTCCTACTTCCGCAGCTACCACCCCTCCCACCACCTCAACAACCCCGACGGCGAACTCAACACCACGCTAGTTGGCATCAACCGGCCAACGCGAATTGGCAAAGTCATGGTCATGCCCGGCGACGTGGTTCTGGGTCGCGACGGTGCCGTTACCTTCATTCCTCCACACTTGGTGGAAAAAGTTGTTAAGACCTCGGAAATCGTGCGACTCCGGGATATGTTCGGCCATCAGCGTCTGCGCGAACAGAAATACACTCCCGGCCAGATCGACAACCGCTGGTCGGCCGAGATCGAAAAAGATTTCTCGCAGTGGCTCAATGCGCACCTGAACGAACTGCCGGTGCCAAAAGAACAAATTCAGGACTATCTAAAAACCCGTACCTGGTAA
- a CDS encoding mandelate racemase/muconate lactonizing enzyme family protein translates to MTSRRSFLTKSAIASVFAATSSFGNGLETAVERAPLSSAPSDLKITDIKCGYIRNGHSLFVKIHTNQGIWGCGEAVDATPGTYHLVKMMAERIKGKSPLNVNRLFEDIRRSGFFEGAQAGMFIAVLSAVETGLWDLVGKALGLPVYQLLGGKYRDKIRVYCDTGTYRDKDKSTDNFAQSAIEAVKMGFNAVKYDIDEWNDPNKYDRYNWTASPGELERMYNQIAAVRKAVGPKVDICVDMHGRYDMTTGKRVAKMMEPLNLMFLEEPIPAENVEAYKIISESTSTPICAGENHYLAYGFRRMLEIGAVDIIMPDLQKAGGLGEGQRIANLANLYYVPFAPHMVASYLGAMASSHVCASVPNFMILEWQIYFHEDPMFKEIVTFDGPMVKDGFIPLSEKPGIGVEINEAGMKKYAPKDVPFFV, encoded by the coding sequence ATGACTTCTCGCCGATCTTTCCTTACAAAAAGTGCCATTGCCAGCGTTTTTGCCGCCACTTCCAGTTTCGGCAACGGCCTGGAAACCGCCGTCGAACGAGCGCCCCTGTCGTCCGCGCCGTCCGACCTGAAAATCACCGACATCAAATGCGGTTACATCCGGAACGGCCACAGCCTGTTCGTCAAGATTCACACCAATCAGGGAATCTGGGGCTGCGGAGAAGCCGTTGATGCCACGCCCGGAACCTATCACCTGGTGAAGATGATGGCCGAGCGCATCAAAGGAAAAAGCCCGCTGAACGTCAACCGTTTGTTCGAAGACATCCGCCGGTCTGGCTTTTTCGAAGGAGCGCAGGCCGGTATGTTTATCGCCGTTCTCTCCGCCGTCGAAACCGGTTTGTGGGACCTGGTTGGTAAAGCGCTTGGGTTGCCGGTGTACCAATTGCTGGGTGGCAAATACCGGGATAAAATCCGGGTTTATTGCGATACCGGCACCTACCGTGATAAGGACAAAAGCACGGACAATTTTGCACAAAGCGCCATCGAAGCCGTCAAGATGGGCTTCAACGCCGTCAAATACGACATCGACGAGTGGAACGATCCCAATAAATACGACCGCTACAACTGGACCGCCAGCCCGGGTGAACTGGAACGGATGTATAACCAGATTGCCGCCGTACGAAAAGCCGTTGGGCCTAAAGTCGACATCTGCGTCGATATGCACGGCCGCTACGACATGACTACCGGCAAACGTGTGGCAAAAATGATGGAGCCGCTGAACCTGATGTTTCTGGAGGAGCCCATTCCGGCCGAAAACGTCGAAGCCTACAAGATCATTTCCGAATCAACCAGCACGCCTATTTGTGCGGGCGAAAACCATTACCTGGCCTACGGCTTCCGCCGAATGCTGGAAATTGGGGCGGTGGACATTATTATGCCGGATTTGCAGAAAGCCGGTGGCCTGGGCGAAGGGCAGCGGATTGCCAACCTCGCCAACCTCTACTACGTGCCGTTTGCTCCTCACATGGTAGCGTCGTACCTGGGCGCGATGGCATCCAGCCACGTCTGCGCGTCGGTACCGAATTTCATGATTCTGGAATGGCAGATCTACTTCCACGAAGATCCGATGTTCAAGGAAATCGTCACGTTTGACGGGCCAATGGTGAAAGACGGCTTTATTCCGCTCTCCGAAAAACCGGGCATCGGCGTTGAAATCAACGAAGCGGGCATGAAAAAGTACGCACCGAAAGATGTACCCTTCTTCGTTTAA